A region from the Bactrocera dorsalis isolate Fly_Bdor chromosome 1, ASM2337382v1, whole genome shotgun sequence genome encodes:
- the LOC125775514 gene encoding uncharacterized protein LOC125775514, protein MCFLCKWDSRATSSHYHIKYFEERKENIIGDLNVIHESLVPKDKVILPPLHIKLGVVKNFIKSLNTQGYAFKRIQTIFPRLSAAKLKEGMLVGPDIRKLLQDEEFYGHLSDMQKTAFDFMQLVISEFLGNSRAQNYAENIESMLIGFNNIGVKMSLKLHFLHSHLNFFEENLGAVSDEHGERFHQDIKVLEERFKGKSQSVMLAAYVWGLYRNLDTSEHSCQAKYRKAY, encoded by the exons ATGTGCTTTCTTTGTAAATGGGATTCACGTGCTACCAGCAGCCAttatcatattaaatatttcgaagaacgtaaagaaaatattattggtGACTTAAATGTAATCCATGAATCTCTTGTCCCAAAGGATAAGGTCATACTTCCACCGCTGCATATTAAGTTGGGCgtggtgaaaaattttattaaaagcttaaatACACAAGGATATGCTTTCAAACGCATTCAAACAATTTTCCCCAGATTATCTgcagcaaaattaaaagaag GAATGCTCGTTGGACCCgatataagaaaattattacaagATGAAGAATTTTATGGTCATCTGTCGGATATGCAAAAGACAGCATTTGACTTTATGCAGCTGGTTATATCAGAATTCCTTGGAAACTCAAGAGCACAAAACTatgcagaaaatattgaaagtatgCTAATCGGTTTTAACAATATTGGCGTTAAGATGTCACTAAAGCTGCATTTTCTGCACTCTCAtctcaatttttttgaagaaaacctTGGAGCGGTTTCAGATGAACACGGTGAAAGGTTTCATCAGGATATAAAGGTATTGGAAGAAAGATTCAAAGGGAAATCCCAAAGCGTAATGCTTGCTGCATACGTATGGGGCTTGTACAGAAACCTTGACACATCGGAACATTCATGTCAAGCTAAATACAGGAAAGCATATTAA